From the Oncorhynchus keta strain PuntledgeMale-10-30-2019 chromosome 13, Oket_V2, whole genome shotgun sequence genome, the window TAAGAGTTCAGATGGGATGAATATTCCTCTTTTGGTATTATAGACCAACCTGCTATGACTTATCTAGTTGACCGTGTATTCAAAGTAGTTGGGTAGTGGTTCAGAACCTGTCAACATCTATTTATGTACAATGAGCTTCAGTTTAACCAACATTTAAGATGACATCTACAGATCTCTCTCCTTGAGTTGACACATTCATATTTTAGTACAGTGATTATGAAGTTGAAATGCTAGTTCTAAGGTTGATGTCGGTGTCACAATCTaaacagagaaagagattgaCCATCCCAAAAATAACACCTTTCTGATGTGACATTTATCCCCACAGCAGCCATGTCCTCACCAGTGTTTGGGACTGAGATATCAGTACTAGAGGGAACCTCTGTTACCCTTGTCTGCACATATCTAGGGGTTAAAAAGCTTGAGACATGCTGGGGCAGAGGTTGTGGATTTATTCAGTGTACTGATACCATAATGGAAGATAAATCCAAATATAAAATTAACGCTGAAGTTGGAACAGTGAATCTCACCATTTTTAAAGCTACAGCCGACAGACCGTGGGAGCTACTGCTGCAGAGTCTATGTCCCTGGAATGTTCAATGATCTTAAACAATTCTACAGCCTGAAGGTAGTCAAATGTAAGTGTTGCTCACTTCAGACTATGGGTTAACAATGGGTTTTGCTCAGTGCAGATGTCACCTTACAGTAGGAAGGAACATGAAGGTTTAAAGTCTTCATCTCCATGTATGAATGTTGTATTAGTGCATCACTATTGTGTATCAGTTTGTTCTCTCGCTAACAAAGTCTGCACTACTGGTAATATCCTTTTGCTGCCTAGTTTATCTTTATGCTGTGTCCCTTTCTGATGGTCTGTGTGGTGAAATACAGTATGTCTTGGTTACAGGTTGTGTGAGGGACCTACTGGACGACGTCCATTTTCTGGGGAACAATATTGCGAATCAGCCATTTACAACCGAAAATGCAAGTCAGTGCAGGCAGGACTTGATTCATCATTTGTTTTGGCCATTGAATATCTAGCCAATATCTAATAATCACAGAGGTAAACTTTGTTAATAGGCCCTCTTAAACAGGATACCATTGACATGGATATcaaactctgtcatgttgtgtttctgttgaTTCCATCATCTCTGTTGAAGGTGTAACTTATTGAACGTCATCAATCAAGCATCTTTGAAGAGAACCGTTTCAGACCAATGATGTGTAAACTCTATAGAATACTATCACTACTATGTATTCACTTTTAGTCATTGATGCACAGGACACGTCCATATTCATAAAACAAATTGGTTGGAGGATTGAATGAGTCTGCACATTTATGAATTTGCCTCTGTCATGTCTTTTTTACTCTGCTATAAAACAGTATGTGTTTCCTATATTTTATTATAAATAGTGGAAGCTGAAGATGGTCACGTTTTCCAATCAACACAACAAGTAGTCTGATAAGCATTTcctctgtgtttccaacagtcaCCTACTCAGTCAAGAAGTACAGCCTCGTCCCTGAGAAGAAAAACTGGACCGAAGCACAAGAATACtgcagacaacactacacaaACCTGGCCATCATACACACAGAAGAGGATTGGAAGGCAATTCAATCCTCTTTGGGTGATTTCAGTGGTGATGTGTGGATTGGGCTCCATAGGTCTGGTCCAACTGAAAAGTGGAAGTGGTCTGATGGACAGGACTTCATGTTCTTTAACTGGGAAAAAGGTTTTGGTGTCAACACTGAGGGTTACGACTGTGTCTTGTCTATTTCATCTCATTGGCAACCAGTGAATTGTGCAGCCCTAAGTCAGTATATGTGTCAATGAGGTAAGGACTGACTAACTCACTCACTGTCTCTTTCTATAAATGGAAAATCCAACTTGTCATTTAACAAATGggattgactgattgatttaaCAACCCCTACCCTAATACTGTATTCTTCATCTAATCAGATCTCAAACACTTTATTAATTAGGTTATCATCTGTAACTTCCAAGTGTATTTCTTGTTGTGTTTAGTCATGAACTGCCTCATGAAATCAGATGTGTCACTTTTCACCTTCCCTCCTGTAAGTTCGTCATGGTAATGGAACAACAGAGAGGGTGTATGAGCTGATGCCTGGGGCAACGATGTGGCAGGATGCTGTGACAGACTGCAAGACAATAAAAGGCAGAGAACTGGCGAGTATCTGTAACCAGAAAGAACAGGAAGCATTTGATGAGGTGACTACAGAGGCCACCTGGATTGGACTTCAGCAGAAGAACAAACTATGGGATTGGTCAAACGGAGAACCATTTCAGCAATGGGAACATACCATGGGAGGTGGAAACTGTGTACAGCTGAACTCAGACAGAAAATGGACACCAAAAGATTGCTCTAGTCAAAGTATTTTCCTTTGCTATGGAGGTAAGTTGAACCACGTGGGAGTGTTAACAAACTGAAGTGTTTTAGTCAGTCAATCAATGACTAAATTGTACAGAATCTACACAACGTAAATCCTAGTTTTAATATGATAACATTTTATATAGAGTAGGCCTACTTTGTTTTTCTATCAATTATAAAAATGTGCCTAAATGTATATGTATTCTACTTCATTCTGACAGATGAACACCCACTTAACACCACAGGGGATTTGACCATTCCTGTTACCCCTGAAACCACCAGCCCTATTTCCACCACAACACCTACCACTTTACTACCTACTGCTACTATTGGACAGTCCACCACCTCACCAACTACAACCACTAATGGACAGTCCACCACCTCACTAACTACCACCACTAATGGACAGTCCACCACCTCACCAACTACAACCACTAATGGACAGTCCACCACCTCACCAACTACAACCACTAATGGACAGTCCACCACCTCactaactaccactactaatGGAGAGTCGACAACACCACCAACATCAACTTCCAGTGGACAACTGACCTCATCGTGTCCCACCTCCCCAGACTGGAATCCTACATCCTCACCCAGTAGTGCAACTTCTCCACTCCATCCTGGTGAGACATGGAGCTACATTCTGTACCAATCTGTACAAAGGTTTACAAGTGACAATTGTTGGGCTTTTTATTTGTGGTTTTGTGTTCATGAACTTGCATTTACATGTGTGCAATTTTATGCTTTTGTCTTGTCCATGCAGATTACCCGCACTACATCAACGAGTCCAAGAGCTGGATAAATGCCCTGAAGTTCTGTAAAAGTCGTGGCTCCAAGTCCAACCTGGTGCACATCACCAACCAAACCGTACAGGCTGACGTGACCCAGCTCCTGGCCAATGTGGAGCTGCCATGTGGGGGGGTATGGATTGGTCTGGAGCGGTCCATCTTTGAGTGGAGCGCCCCCTGGCTGTGGACCAGTGGTGATGTTGATAAGGTGGTGAAGTACAGTGGGTGGCACAGCTGCTTCCCCCTCAAGCCCATCAATTACCACTGTGGTAAGATGGTCCGGGTTGGTAACAGAGAACTGAAGTGGCTGGATGCTTCCTGTCATCAGGAATTACCCTTCATCTGTCAAGGTGTGTTGATTTTCTTTTGATCTTCTATTTTAGGGCTTGTTAATAAGTGGGGTGGAACATTCAGAATGTTGCAGATAGACAAATATTACATAGAAGTGTCATGGTTTACTGCGGAATAGAAATGTACTGTCTTGACTGTCATGTCAGCTCTATGGAATGTATTACTTAATGCAATGCTCTGATCATACCTCCCTATTGAAAAAGGCTCAATCTACATCCCAGCCACCCCCTCTCTACAGTTGGCTACTATCTGAATTGCTCTGAGGGGCTCAGAGTCTATACTCACTACactctgtggtatactgtagcttAATTATCTAAAACCAAATGCAAGGCCTGGCAATATAAGATACATTGATGACCTCTCCTCCATGTCCACTCATACTGTCCATGATGTTTCAACAGATCTCCACCAGAGGGCTCACCATGGCAGCCGGGACAGtctgcagacagacacaatgTAACAGCATAGCTGATCTAATCTACCAGAGAGACTACCACACTCAAGGTCTGGAAGGAACCTGCATTTGAATTCATTATATTGttacactactaatactacttttcatattattactgttattattatttatattacaaTTATTACAACTTTTTATTACTTTTATTTATCATTTTCAcctattacattacattacttaaTGACACTGTATGTTCATTCATAACCAT encodes:
- the LOC127906818 gene encoding uncharacterized protein LOC127906818, yielding MPGATMWQDAVTDCKTIKGRELASICNQKEQEAFDEVTTEATWIGLQQKNKLWDWSNGEPFQQWEHTMGGGNCVQLNSDRKWTPKDCSSQSIFLCYGDEHPLNTTGDLTIPVTPETTSPISTTTPTTLLPTATIGQSTTSPTTTTNGQSTTSLTTTTNGQSTTSPTTTTNGQSTTSPTTTTNGQSTTSLTTTTNGESTTPPTSTSSGQLTSSCPTSPDWNPTSSPSSATSPLHPDYPHYINESKSWINALKFCKSRGSKSNLVHITNQTVQADVTQLLANVELPCGGVWIGLERSIFEWSAPWLWTSGDVDKVVKYSGWHSCFPLKPINYHCGKMVRVGNRELKWLDASCHQELPFICQDLHQRAHHGSRDSLQTDTM